In Buchnera aphidicola (Chaitophorus populicola), a single window of DNA contains:
- a CDS encoding Nif3-like dinuclear metal center hexameric protein, producing the protein MKNKILEKIINKKLNSKSFSDVTYNGLQIEGCKKIKKIITGVTACQILLDISIKYQAQAVIVHHGYFWKNDPRHIYGFTRKRLKTILSNNINLYSWHLPLDAHLKLGNNAYIQKSLDIHRKNIITPYLWSGNFKKKISGKKLFKKIISIFKSKPIYINGNKNKKISSVAWCSGKGQHFILEVIKYKIDCFITGEISEETTHYARESNIHFFSVGHHATETGGIKLLSNWLSQKYPNLDIKFINVENPA; encoded by the coding sequence ATGAAAAATAAAATTTTAGAAAAAATTATTAATAAAAAATTAAATTCTAAATCATTTAGCGATGTTACTTATAATGGTTTACAAATTGAAGGTTGTAAAAAAATAAAAAAAATTATTACTGGAGTAACAGCTTGTCAAATTTTATTAGACATATCTATAAAATATCAAGCACAAGCTGTTATAGTACATCATGGATATTTTTGGAAGAATGATCCAAGACATATTTATGGATTTACAAGAAAACGTTTAAAAACAATTTTATCGAATAATATTAATTTATATAGTTGGCATTTACCTTTAGATGCTCATTTAAAATTAGGAAATAATGCTTATATACAAAAATCTTTAGACATTCATAGAAAGAATATTATTACACCATATTTATGGTCTGGAAATTTTAAAAAAAAAATTAGCGGAAAAAAATTATTTAAAAAAATTATTTCTATTTTTAAAAGCAAACCTATATATATTAATGGAAATAAAAATAAAAAAATTTCTAGCGTAGCTTGGTGTAGTGGTAAGGGACAACATTTTATTTTAGAAGTTATAAAATATAAAATTGATTGTTTTATAACTGGTGAAATTTCTGAAGAGACTACACATTATGCACGTGAATCAAATATACATTTTTTTTCTGTTGGACATCATGCTACAGAAACTGGAGGTATAAAATTGTTAAGTAATTGGTTATCTCAAAAGTATCCAAATCTAGATATAAAATTTATTAATGTAGAAAACCCAGCTTAA
- the tpiA gene encoding triose-phosphate isomerase: MHKPIIIANWKLNGNKILVKEFIKKINSDNTNFYKRHTIIISPPIVYIEYMQKFIHNKKLSFAVQNIDYNYQGAFTGEISTYMIQDIGAKYVILGHSERRKYHSETNYLVAKKFYCAKVNNLIPILCIGETKNEKKTGLTENILKKQIDEIFLLCGKDAFNNTLIAYEPIWAIGTGKNASPILINKILKFIKNYIIYKSDNTDIKFYMQYGGSVSTENIKEIIYQKNVDGVLIGSGSLNYENFLKIINISSKYYK; this comes from the coding sequence ATGCATAAACCTATAATTATCGCAAATTGGAAATTAAATGGAAATAAAATTTTAGTTAAAGAATTTATTAAAAAAATAAATTCCGATAATACAAATTTTTATAAACGTCATACAATAATTATATCTCCTCCAATTGTATATATCGAATACATGCAAAAATTTATTCATAATAAAAAATTATCGTTTGCTGTTCAAAATATTGATTATAATTATCAAGGAGCTTTTACTGGAGAAATATCTACTTATATGATCCAAGATATTGGAGCAAAATATGTAATATTAGGTCATTCTGAAAGAAGAAAATATCATTCAGAAACTAACTATTTAGTAGCAAAAAAATTTTATTGCGCGAAAGTAAATAATTTAATTCCAATATTATGTATTGGAGAAACTAAAAACGAAAAAAAAACAGGACTAACAGAAAATATTTTAAAAAAACAAATTGATGAAATATTTTTGTTATGCGGAAAAGACGCATTTAATAATACTTTAATTGCTTATGAACCTATATGGGCTATTGGAACTGGAAAAAATGCGTCTCCAATTTTAATAAATAAAATTTTAAAATTTATAAAAAATTATATAATTTATAAAAGTGATAATACTGATATAAAATTTTATATGCAATATGGAGGTTCTGTATCTACTGAAAATATTAAAGAAATTATCTATCAAAAAAACGTAGATGGAGTATTAATTGGATCAGGATCATTAAATTATGAAAATTTTTTAAAAATTATTAATATTTCTTCTAAATATTATAAATAA
- the aroA gene encoding 3-phosphoshikimate 1-carboxyvinyltransferase: MTEKMIVYPPIKIEGDIYLPGSKSITNRALLLSAMSDGVTHLKNILYSDDVKYMLNALKLLGVRCILSKKKTSCKIYGQGQKFPINKNITLFLGNAGTAVRSLLSVLSIKKNNIIITGDQRMQERPIKHLVDALEQGQAKFKYLKKKKCIPICIQGGFQGGNITVNGSISSQFLTGLLLVSPISKKNTRIFIKDHLVSKPYIDITINMMKIFGIEIINNNYKEFFIISNQNYISPKKYFIESDASSASYFLSAAAIKGGTVNILGIGKNSIQGDIKFASVLKKMGAKIILGKDYIQCSKNKLYAIDMDLNDIPDAAMTIAITALFAKGKTIIRNIYNWRVKETDRLFAMSTELKKVGAIIKEGRDYLSIIPPKKISSTEISTYNDHRMAMCFSLLSLSGKPAIILNPKCINKTFPDYFSKFFSICKYNSKKQKIIN; this comes from the coding sequence ATGACAGAAAAAATGATTGTTTATCCTCCTATAAAAATAGAAGGCGATATATATCTTCCTGGTTCAAAAAGTATTACAAATCGTGCTTTACTACTTTCTGCGATGTCTGATGGCGTTACTCATTTAAAAAATATATTGTATAGTGATGATGTGAAATACATGTTAAACGCTTTAAAATTATTAGGTGTTAGATGCATTCTTTCTAAGAAAAAAACTTCTTGCAAAATTTATGGTCAAGGACAAAAATTTCCTATAAATAAAAATATTACTCTATTTTTAGGAAATGCAGGTACTGCTGTACGATCTTTATTATCTGTATTATCTATTAAAAAAAATAATATTATTATTACTGGTGATCAAAGAATGCAGGAAAGACCTATTAAACATTTAGTAGATGCATTAGAACAAGGTCAAGCTAAATTTAAATATTTAAAAAAAAAAAAATGTATACCAATTTGTATTCAAGGTGGATTTCAAGGTGGAAACATTACTGTAAATGGAAGTATTTCTAGTCAATTTTTGACTGGTTTATTATTAGTTTCTCCAATATCAAAAAAAAATACAAGAATTTTTATTAAAGATCATTTAGTATCTAAACCATATATTGATATTACTATAAATATGATGAAAATTTTTGGAATAGAAATTATTAATAATAATTACAAAGAATTTTTTATTATTAGCAATCAAAATTATATTTCTCCAAAAAAATATTTTATAGAAAGTGATGCTTCATCTGCTTCTTATTTTTTATCTGCTGCTGCAATTAAAGGAGGTACAGTAAATATATTAGGAATTGGTAAAAATAGTATACAAGGAGATATAAAGTTTGCTTCTGTGTTAAAAAAAATGGGTGCAAAAATTATTTTAGGTAAGGACTATATTCAATGTTCTAAAAATAAATTATATGCTATTGATATGGATTTAAATGATATTCCAGATGCTGCTATGACAATAGCTATTACAGCTTTATTTGCTAAAGGAAAAACTATTATTAGAAATATTTACAATTGGAGAGTAAAAGAAACAGATCGTTTATTTGCTATGTCTACAGAATTAAAAAAAGTTGGTGCAATTATTAAAGAAGGAAGAGATTATTTAAGCATTATTCCTCCAAAAAAAATTTCTTCAACAGAAATTAGTACATATAATGATCATCGTATGGCAATGTGTTTTTCTTTATTGTCTTTATCTGGAAAACCAGCAATTATTTTAAATCCTAAATGTATTAATAAGACTTTTCCTGATTATTTTTCAAAATTTTTTTCTATATGTAAATATAATTCTAAAAAACAAAAAATTATTAATTAA
- the pfkA gene encoding 6-phosphofructokinase: MIKKIAVLTSGGDSPGMNAVIRSIVRIAYNKKIKVIGILNGYLGLCKNDMIKLNQSSVSNILNRGGTILGTARYIEFNQRKNREIAINNMKKKGIHALIVIGGNGTYAGAYELFKMNFPCIGIPGTIDNDIYGTDYTIGYNTALETVVQAIDKIRDTSSSHQRISIIEIMGRNCGDLTLFSAIAGGCEFIVIPEIKYNEQKLIQNIRKNIKLGKKNAIIAITEKICNVKKLAEKIENKTQKETRATILGHIQRGGSPVSFDRILAFQMSLFAIELLLKKKFGQCIGIKNNKLIHYNLNFCTQFKHTRLKKKLIKLISNLY; the protein is encoded by the coding sequence ATGATTAAAAAAATAGCAGTTCTAACTAGTGGAGGAGATTCTCCTGGCATGAATGCTGTTATTAGAAGCATAGTTCGAATTGCTTATAATAAAAAAATTAAAGTTATAGGAATTTTAAACGGTTATTTGGGATTATGTAAAAATGATATGATTAAATTAAATCAATCTAGCGTATCTAATATTTTAAATAGAGGAGGAACTATTCTTGGAACAGCTCGTTATATAGAATTTAATCAAAGAAAAAACAGAGAAATTGCAATTAATAATATGAAAAAAAAAGGTATTCATGCATTAATTGTAATTGGAGGAAATGGAACATATGCTGGTGCATATGAGTTATTTAAAATGAATTTTCCATGTATAGGTATACCAGGAACAATAGATAATGATATTTATGGAACAGATTATACTATTGGATATAATACTGCTCTAGAAACAGTAGTTCAAGCAATTGATAAAATTCGAGATACGTCTTCTTCACATCAAAGAATTTCTATTATTGAAATTATGGGAAGAAATTGTGGAGATTTAACTTTATTCTCTGCAATTGCTGGAGGTTGTGAATTTATAGTTATTCCAGAAATTAAATATAATGAACAAAAATTAATTCAAAATATTCGTAAAAATATTAAATTAGGAAAAAAAAATGCAATTATTGCTATAACTGAAAAAATTTGTAATGTAAAAAAATTAGCAGAAAAAATTGAAAATAAAACTCAAAAAGAAACTAGAGCAACTATTCTTGGTCATATACAAAGAGGAGGATCGCCTGTATCTTTTGATAGAATTTTAGCTTTTCAAATGAGTTTATTTGCTATTGAATTACTATTAAAAAAAAAATTTGGACAATGTATAGGAATTAAAAATAATAAACTTATTCATTATAATTTAAATTTTTGTACTCAATTTAAACATACTCGACTAAAAAAAAAATTAATAAAATTAATATCTAATTTGTATTAA
- the serC gene encoding 3-phosphoserine/phosphohydroxythreonine transaminase translates to MKYIYNFSAGPSMLPISVMEKAHRDFRNWCNLGSSVLEISHRSEEFLKLIKDSKNDLRELLNIPYNYEILFCHGGARGQFSAVPMNLTKKNSQVDYVCSGYWSTKAAEESKKYCQTNIINVIQKVNNIKYVIPCQKWNISLNSDYVHYCPNETIEGIAIYEEPVLKNKHIIGDFSSTLLSRVIDIKKYSLIYASAQKNIGTSGITIIIIKKILLQKSKNLIPSILDYNVIYNHDSLFNTPTNFSWYLSSLVFQWLKKIGGIKKIEEINIEKSKLLYQVIDSSNFYKNSISKKNRSHMNVVFKLKNELLNNLFIKEAQLNNLYALKNHKIAGGIRASIYNAMPLDGVKKLIKFMLYFKKKYSE, encoded by the coding sequence ATGAAATATATTTATAATTTTAGTGCCGGACCATCTATGTTACCAATTTCAGTAATGGAAAAAGCACATAGAGATTTTAGAAATTGGTGTAACTTAGGATCTTCTGTTTTAGAAATTAGCCACAGAAGTGAAGAATTTTTAAAATTAATTAAAGACTCTAAAAACGATTTAAGAGAGTTATTAAATATACCATATAATTATGAAATATTATTTTGTCATGGTGGAGCAAGAGGTCAATTTTCTGCTGTTCCTATGAATTTAACTAAAAAAAATAGTCAAGTTGATTATGTTTGTAGTGGTTATTGGTCTACAAAAGCAGCTGAAGAATCTAAAAAATATTGTCAAACTAATATAATTAATGTTATTCAGAAAGTTAATAACATTAAATATGTTATACCTTGTCAAAAATGGAATATTAGTTTAAATTCAGACTATGTACATTATTGTCCAAATGAAACTATTGAAGGTATAGCAATTTATGAAGAACCTGTTTTAAAAAATAAACATATAATTGGAGATTTTTCATCTACATTGTTATCACGTGTTATTGACATTAAAAAATATTCATTAATATATGCTAGTGCACAAAAAAATATTGGTACATCAGGTATTACAATTATTATTATAAAAAAAATTTTATTACAAAAATCAAAAAATTTAATTCCATCTATATTAGACTATAATGTGATATACAATCATGATTCATTATTTAATACTCCAACAAATTTTTCATGGTATTTATCAAGTTTAGTTTTTCAATGGTTAAAAAAAATTGGCGGAATTAAAAAAATAGAGGAAATAAATATAGAAAAATCTAAATTATTATATCAAGTCATTGATTCTAGTAATTTTTATAAAAATTCTATAAGCAAAAAAAATAGATCACATATGAATGTAGTTTTTAAATTAAAAAATGAATTATTAAATAATTTATTTATAAAAGAAGCTCAATTAAATAATTTATATGCTTTAAAAAATCATAAAATAGCTGGAGGTATTCGTGCATCTATATATAACGCTATGCCTTTAGATGGAGTAAAAAAATTAATTAAATTTATGTTATATTTTAAAAAAAAATATAGTGAATAA
- the cmk gene encoding (d)CMP kinase, translating into MTKIIPVITIDGPSGVGKSTLTYAISKKLKWNILESGYMYRIIAFYIIKYNLSLNKQIISKLNSLKFDFKVINDKLKIFFNNIDISNKIHSQNISIMASKIAVLSYIREWLLYKQRSYKKYPGLITNGRDMGTIVFPEAVLKIFLKTTFQERLKRRFIDLTNRGFKIDLNILYKEMKKRDYRDKNRILCPLKPAKDAIIINSTKMNIKKTIETSMMYIYQKLENI; encoded by the coding sequence ATGACAAAAATTATCCCTGTAATTACTATTGATGGACCTAGTGGTGTTGGTAAAAGTACTTTAACATATGCTATATCAAAAAAATTAAAATGGAATATTCTAGAATCAGGTTATATGTATAGAATTATTGCATTTTATATTATTAAATATAATTTATCTCTAAATAAACAAATAATTTCTAAATTAAATTCTTTAAAATTTGATTTTAAAGTAATTAATGATAAATTAAAAATATTTTTTAATAACATTGATATTTCAAATAAAATACATTCTCAAAATATTTCTATAATGGCTTCTAAAATTGCTGTTTTATCATATATACGAGAATGGCTTTTATATAAACAAAGATCATATAAAAAATATCCAGGATTAATTACTAACGGAAGAGATATGGGAACAATTGTGTTTCCTGAGGCTGTTTTAAAAATATTTTTAAAAACTACTTTTCAAGAAAGATTAAAAAGACGTTTTATAGATTTAACAAATAGAGGATTTAAAATTGATTTAAATATTTTATATAAAGAAATGAAAAAACGTGATTATAGAGATAAAAATCGTATACTTTGTCCTTTAAAACCAGCAAAAGATGCTATAATTATTAATTCTACTAAAATGAATATAAAAAAAACTATAGAAACATCTATGATGTATATTTATCAAAAATTAGAAAATATTTAA
- the gpmA gene encoding 2,3-diphosphoglycerate-dependent phosphoglycerate mutase, whose translation MTFQVVFLRHGESEWNQSNRFTGWYDSSLTKNGIKEAKQAGVLLKKNKFSFDIAYTSVLKRAIYTLWSILKEINQPWLKVHKTWRLNERHYGELQGFNKESVIETYGKKKIIDWRRSFKAIPPKMKTLTNKFSGYDQRYSNMKEQDIPYTESLKLTLKRVLPYWNNIIIPQMKNKKKIIVVAHGNSLRALFTLLDNIHDKDVPDLNIPTGKPIIYEFNKNCEPIRYYYLQK comes from the coding sequence ATGACGTTTCAAGTAGTTTTTTTAAGACATGGTGAAAGTGAATGGAATCAATCAAATAGATTTACTGGTTGGTATGATTCTTCTTTAACAAAAAATGGAATTAAAGAAGCAAAACAAGCAGGTGTTTTATTAAAAAAAAATAAATTTTCTTTTGATATTGCTTATACATCTGTCTTAAAAAGAGCTATTTATACTTTATGGAGTATATTAAAAGAAATAAATCAACCATGGTTAAAAGTACATAAAACATGGAGATTAAACGAAAGACATTATGGAGAATTGCAAGGTTTTAACAAAGAAAGTGTAATTGAAACATATGGTAAAAAAAAAATTATAGATTGGAGAAGAAGTTTTAAAGCTATTCCACCAAAAATGAAAACTCTTACAAATAAATTTTCTGGATATGATCAAAGATATTCTAATATGAAAGAACAAGATATTCCTTATACAGAAAGCTTAAAATTAACTTTAAAAAGAGTATTACCGTATTGGAATAATATTATTATTCCTCAAATGAAAAACAAAAAAAAAATAATTGTAGTTGCTCATGGAAATTCGTTACGAGCTTTGTTTACTCTTTTAGATAATATACATGATAAAGATGTACCAGATTTAAATATTCCAACAGGCAAACCAATTATATATGAATTTAATAAAAATTGTGAACCAATTAGATATTATTATTTACAAAAATAA
- the sucB gene encoding dihydrolipoyllysine-residue succinyltransferase has product MKDKIKILAPEFPESVHTAKIIKWHKKIGDYIYRDDVLVDLETDKIMIEVPSSETGKLVSIIKDTGSLVRSHEILCYIQKKNKINKKTNFKNIQEKLSPSLRRKQKLLDSKNIFNLREEIEISKEKEIKHRDLNLKNYDYDKHKNIKIKKIIPISPLRKRISEKLLDTQRNTAMLTTFNEVNMSEIIKIRKDFGEIFKKKNNVKLGFMSFFVKSVVSALKKYPIINAIIDKDKIIFYDDYNINIAISTDRGLIAPVIFHANKMSMKDIEKKIKYYSDQGKNNKITIQELNGGTFTITNGGVFGSLMSTPIINSPQSAILGMHTIQNRVIVTKKNKIKISPMMYISLSYDHRLIDGKDAIGFLNHIKNILENFIQITLDI; this is encoded by the coding sequence ATGAAAGATAAAATAAAAATTTTAGCACCTGAATTTCCTGAATCTGTACATACAGCTAAAATAATTAAATGGCATAAAAAAATTGGTGATTATATTTATAGAGATGATGTATTAGTAGATTTAGAAACAGATAAAATTATGATCGAAGTACCTTCTTCAGAAACAGGAAAATTAGTTTCTATTATTAAAGATACTGGATCTTTAGTACGTTCTCATGAAATATTATGTTATATACAAAAAAAAAATAAAATAAATAAGAAAACAAATTTTAAAAATATACAAGAAAAATTATCTCCTTCATTAAGAAGAAAACAAAAACTTTTAGATTCTAAAAACATATTTAATTTAAGAGAAGAAATAGAAATTTCAAAGGAAAAAGAAATAAAACATAGAGATTTAAATTTAAAAAATTATGATTATGATAAGCATAAAAATATTAAAATTAAAAAAATTATTCCTATATCTCCATTACGTAAAAGAATTTCTGAAAAATTACTAGATACTCAAAGAAATACAGCGATGTTAACTACTTTTAATGAAGTTAATATGTCTGAAATTATTAAAATTAGAAAAGATTTTGGAGAAATATTTAAAAAAAAAAATAATGTTAAGTTAGGATTTATGTCTTTTTTTGTGAAATCTGTTGTATCAGCATTAAAAAAATATCCTATTATTAATGCTATTATTGATAAAGATAAAATTATTTTTTATGATGATTATAATATAAATATAGCTATATCTACTGATCGTGGATTAATAGCTCCTGTTATATTTCATGCAAATAAAATGAGTATGAAAGATATAGAAAAAAAAATTAAATATTATTCAGATCAAGGTAAAAATAATAAAATTACTATACAAGAATTAAACGGCGGTACATTCACAATAACAAATGGAGGAGTATTTGGATCTTTGATGTCTACTCCTATTATTAATTCACCACAATCCGCTATATTAGGAATGCATACTATTCAGAACCGAGTAATTGTAACAAAAAAAAACAAAATAAAAATTTCTCCTATGATGTATATATCTTTGTCTTATGATCATAGATTAATAGATGGAAAAGATGCTATTGGATTTTTAAATCATATTAAAAATATTTTAGAAAATTTTATTCAAATTACTTTAGATATTTAG
- a CDS encoding 2-oxoglutarate dehydrogenase E1 component, with the protein MSKKKINKIKELWINSINQEYLENIYNKYLKNKNSIDKLWKKKFQKLNFYFYNQNINYKKENNNKYEVIKHKIYKNYTLSSKKILQILHFFRKKGYKYSNINPLENLKYINKINQINDAFFDIPSKDLYKKVVLKFNKNKTQNFPDFFSFLSWMKNKYCSTIGFEFNHLSIKKERLWCQNYIEKKWTKNFLNKNKKLDILNAIIYAETFENYINSKYPGYKRFSLEGNDSLIPMLYETIVFSIKKKIKNLYIGMAHRGRLNVLINILGKPTKKLFQEFSGDLSNSIHTGDVKYHLGFYTKVSTKYGSAFLNLEYNPSHLEIINPVIMGISRSCIDSSQSLKKNQLLSIMIHGDAAFTGQGITQETLNMSQTPGYTVGGSLHIIINNQIGFTTSDISHIRSSKYSTDVSKMIESPIFHVNSDDPEAAIFAIQMAIKYKIKFKKDVFIDLIGYRRYGHNESDEPNVTQPLMYQKIKSHSTIRRIYSKKLIKEDIIKKDDFLKIISNYIKQLDNQLTIIPNYDSLQFKLHSHHKKIKNISFDLHKKKFSKNKLLKLFKTINILPKKIHAHPLVKKIYMNRINMMQEENNIDWGAAENLAYAYLLSIGVSCRISGEDVIRGTFFHRHAKIYDQKTNNVYTPLKKILNGKFFIWNSVLSEEAVLAFEYGYSLRNRKTLNIWEAQFGDFANVAQVVIDQFITSSKEKWNQSSGIVMFLPHGYEGQGPEHSSARIERYLQLCAKRNIKVCIPTTAAQIFHLLCLHVFKGMKNPLIIFSPKSLLRNPLSKSSFKELYLGRFKKVIYENNLFNQKKINKIIFCSGKIYYELLEMYNKCQKTNILCIKIEQLYPFPKKNILKIFQDYFYVKNIFWCQEEPKNQGAWNYIKNIFDEEMFVNNISIKYIGRASSASSATGNIHIHQKEQLKIINSIFKV; encoded by the coding sequence ATGAGTAAAAAAAAAATAAATAAAATTAAGGAATTATGGATTAATTCTATAAATCAAGAATATTTAGAAAATATTTATAACAAATATTTAAAAAATAAAAATTCTATAGATAAATTATGGAAAAAAAAATTTCAAAAATTAAATTTTTATTTTTATAATCAAAATATTAATTATAAAAAAGAAAATAATAATAAATACGAAGTCATAAAACATAAAATATATAAAAATTATACGTTAAGCTCGAAAAAAATTTTACAAATACTTCATTTTTTTAGAAAGAAAGGTTACAAATATTCTAATATTAATCCTTTAGAAAACTTAAAATATATAAATAAAATTAATCAAATCAATGATGCTTTTTTTGATATACCTTCAAAAGATTTATATAAAAAAGTAGTTTTAAAATTTAATAAAAATAAAACACAGAATTTTCCTGATTTTTTCTCTTTTTTATCTTGGATGAAAAATAAATATTGTAGTACTATAGGTTTTGAATTTAATCATCTTAGTATAAAAAAAGAGAGATTATGGTGTCAAAATTACATTGAAAAAAAATGGACCAAAAACTTTTTAAATAAAAATAAAAAGTTAGATATATTAAATGCAATTATTTATGCGGAAACTTTTGAAAATTATATTAATTCAAAATATCCAGGTTACAAGAGATTTTCTTTAGAAGGTAATGATTCTTTAATTCCTATGTTATATGAAACTATTGTATTTTCTATTAAAAAAAAAATTAAAAATTTATATATAGGAATGGCTCATAGAGGTAGATTAAATGTATTAATTAATATTTTAGGAAAACCAACTAAAAAATTATTTCAAGAATTCTCTGGAGATCTTTCAAATTCTATACATACAGGAGATGTTAAATATCATCTTGGTTTTTATACAAAAGTAAGTACAAAATATGGATCAGCATTTTTAAATTTAGAATATAATCCTTCACATTTAGAAATTATTAATCCAGTAATAATGGGAATTTCTAGATCTTGTATAGATTCTTCACAATCTTTAAAAAAAAATCAATTATTATCTATAATGATTCATGGTGATGCTGCTTTTACTGGGCAAGGAATTACACAAGAAACATTAAATATGTCTCAAACTCCAGGATATACTGTAGGTGGTTCTCTTCATATTATTATTAATAATCAAATTGGTTTTACTACATCTGATATTAGTCATATACGATCTAGTAAATATTCTACAGATGTTTCTAAAATGATTGAATCTCCAATTTTTCATGTAAATTCAGATGACCCAGAAGCTGCGATTTTTGCTATTCAAATGGCTATAAAATATAAAATAAAATTCAAAAAAGATGTTTTTATTGATTTAATTGGTTATAGACGATATGGTCATAACGAATCAGATGAGCCGAATGTTACGCAACCATTAATGTATCAAAAAATAAAATCTCATTCAACTATAAGAAGAATATATTCTAAAAAATTAATTAAAGAAGATATAATTAAAAAAGATGATTTTTTAAAAATCATATCCAATTATATAAAACAATTAGATAACCAATTAACTATTATTCCAAATTATGATTCTTTACAATTTAAATTACATTCTCACCATAAAAAAATAAAAAATATATCTTTTGATTTACATAAAAAAAAATTTTCAAAAAATAAATTATTAAAATTATTTAAAACTATTAATATTTTACCAAAAAAAATTCATGCGCATCCTTTAGTAAAAAAAATTTATATGAATAGAATAAATATGATGCAAGAAGAAAATAATATTGATTGGGGTGCTGCAGAAAATTTAGCTTATGCATATTTATTAAGTATAGGAGTATCTTGTCGTATTTCAGGAGAAGATGTAATACGTGGAACATTTTTTCATCGCCATGCAAAAATATATGATCAAAAAACTAATAATGTTTATACTCCTTTAAAAAAAATTTTAAATGGAAAATTTTTTATTTGGAATTCTGTTTTATCTGAAGAAGCTGTTTTAGCTTTTGAATACGGATATAGTTTAAGAAATCGAAAGACTTTAAATATTTGGGAAGCACAATTTGGAGATTTTGCAAATGTTGCTCAAGTAGTTATTGATCAGTTTATTACTTCTAGTAAAGAAAAATGGAATCAAAGTTCTGGTATAGTTATGTTTTTACCTCATGGATATGAAGGTCAAGGTCCAGAACATTCTTCTGCTCGAATTGAAAGATATTTACAATTATGTGCAAAGAGGAATATTAAAGTTTGTATACCTACTACAGCTGCTCAAATATTTCATTTATTATGTCTACATGTATTTAAAGGAATGAAAAATCCTTTAATTATTTTTTCTCCTAAATCATTATTAAGAAATCCTTTATCTAAATCTTCATTTAAAGAATTATATTTAGGGCGATTTAAAAAAGTTATATATGAAAATAATTTATTTAATCAAAAAAAAATTAATAAAATTATTTTTTGTTCTGGAAAAATATATTATGAATTGTTAGAGATGTATAATAAATGTCAAAAAACAAATATTCTTTGCATTAAAATAGAACAATTATATCCTTTTCCAAAAAAAAATATATTAAAAATTTTTCAAGATTATTTTTATGTAAAAAATATTTTTTGGTGTCAAGAAGAACCTAAAAATCAAGGTGCTTGGAATTATATTAAAAATATTTTTGATGAAGAAATGTTTGTTAATAATATATCTATTAAATATATTGGAAGAGCTTCTTCAGCTTCTTCTGCTACTGGAAATATACATATACATCAAAAAGAACAATTAAAAATTATTAATTCTATATTTAAGGTATAA